One Streptomyces sp. CNQ-509 DNA window includes the following coding sequences:
- a CDS encoding BTAD domain-containing putative transcriptional regulator — protein MAGSHQFRLFGTVEVADAAGRPLDLGTRKQRALIAMLAMEPGRVVPLDRLIDELWSGEPPAQATRTLQAYIAHLRKVLEPDRPPRTPPRLLLTREPGYLLAAAPGQVDLERFTVGADEGRAALVRGDHTGAVRVLGRALELWRGDPLGEFADEQFARPVATKLAEVRAAAEEDRFEARLALGEAAACVPGLDALTKRQPYREHGWALLVLALYRTGRQADALAALRRLRARLDDDLGLQPGPELRQLEQAVFDQAPELRLPVQPQPAPAPTASARRADGLIARDAELALADQRLAAARRSGGVLLVSGEAGIGKTRYADEVAERAAARGFTVARGVCVDGTAPAFWPWVQVLREAAGEAAGALLTDEVSAADPDAALYERYERVASALTATGEPLLIVLDDLQWADVSSLRLLSHVAGAVTRRPVLVLVTRRPEPGDHPGPLRDTLGTLARLEGASRVELKPFTDTDVAAYLRARGAAEELAQALLRRTGGNPFYLGEVLRLWESEGGRGSSPPDGGDDALADALPAGVRDVIERRVARLPEETARLLRAAAVAGAEVDADLLAAATGLPIEEVLDGLEPAVATGLLAEPPDGPDYRFGHSLVRDALYAGLRRLDRARLHLRIGEALEPVLPPAEAATLARHFAASARIGGAPKAVTYASKAARHATAQQAYAEAVEFWELAVSALPPTKGAEQHARLLTELGQARRAVGDATGAGQDLDGAFDLARESGDRQALIGILTAFAAPTLWNWRPYGTVKQSVVDAIEELLDGPLDDRDRAALLGALGVELHYGPRRAEGERHAAEAVRLARTLDDPALLAGTLGNYLLASFAPGRNAERLCAAQEMATLPGLPRSTELIARAFLMACLLRAGDLPAWEQQLDHCRRLLKEAPRPELESIVKVAETARATLDGRWAEAEELVGAYATLRFAATPWGARWRTLVTLYTCRRAQGRVAEIADDLVAAAAEPDMTPLRPVAILAAAEAGRTDHAHELIARWGTDIADDWTADFLLPVWGLVAVRLGTPDPQHLYDQLSRHADQFIVAGMSTAAWGSTHTVLAELAARLGRDDLTRHHTHAAAEAPRLLQPNRSTPSWPATVHAQTGRFGR, from the coding sequence GTGGCGGGAAGCCATCAGTTCCGGCTCTTCGGGACCGTGGAGGTCGCCGATGCCGCCGGGCGACCGCTGGACCTGGGCACCCGTAAGCAGCGGGCCCTGATCGCGATGCTGGCCATGGAACCCGGCCGGGTGGTGCCCCTGGACCGGCTGATCGACGAGCTGTGGTCCGGCGAGCCGCCCGCGCAGGCCACCCGCACCCTCCAGGCGTACATCGCCCACCTTCGTAAGGTGCTCGAACCGGATCGTCCGCCGCGCACTCCGCCGCGGCTGCTGCTCACCCGCGAGCCTGGCTACCTGCTGGCCGCCGCCCCCGGCCAGGTCGACCTGGAGCGCTTCACCGTCGGCGCGGACGAGGGGCGCGCGGCGCTGGTGCGTGGCGATCACACCGGGGCGGTACGGGTGCTGGGCCGGGCGCTGGAGCTGTGGCGCGGGGACCCGCTGGGCGAGTTCGCCGACGAGCAGTTCGCCCGGCCAGTGGCCACGAAGCTGGCCGAGGTGCGGGCGGCGGCGGAGGAAGACCGGTTCGAGGCCCGGCTGGCCCTCGGCGAGGCGGCCGCGTGCGTGCCTGGCCTGGATGCGCTGACCAAACGGCAGCCATACCGCGAGCACGGCTGGGCATTGCTGGTGCTCGCGCTCTACCGCACCGGCCGCCAGGCTGACGCGCTCGCGGCGCTGCGCCGCCTGCGCGCCAGGCTCGACGACGACCTGGGGCTGCAGCCGGGGCCTGAGCTGCGGCAACTGGAGCAGGCGGTCTTCGACCAGGCGCCCGAGCTGCGGCTCCCGGTCCAGCCGCAGCCCGCCCCTGCCCCCACTGCTTCGGCGCGGCGCGCCGACGGGCTCATCGCGCGGGACGCCGAGCTGGCGCTGGCCGATCAGCGGCTTGCCGCGGCGCGGCGCAGCGGCGGCGTGCTGCTGGTGTCCGGAGAGGCGGGCATTGGCAAGACCCGCTACGCCGACGAGGTGGCCGAGCGGGCCGCGGCGCGCGGCTTCACCGTCGCCCGCGGCGTCTGCGTCGACGGCACCGCACCCGCCTTCTGGCCCTGGGTCCAGGTTCTGCGCGAGGCGGCGGGCGAGGCCGCCGGGGCCCTGCTGACGGACGAGGTGTCCGCGGCGGACCCGGACGCGGCGCTGTACGAGCGGTACGAGCGCGTCGCATCGGCACTGACCGCCACCGGTGAGCCGCTGCTGATCGTCCTGGATGACCTGCAATGGGCCGACGTCTCCTCGCTGCGGCTGCTGTCCCACGTCGCCGGCGCCGTCACCCGCCGGCCGGTGCTTGTCCTCGTCACCCGTCGCCCCGAGCCCGGCGACCACCCCGGCCCGCTGCGCGACACCCTCGGCACGCTGGCGCGCCTGGAGGGCGCTTCCCGGGTGGAGCTGAAGCCGTTCACGGACACCGACGTGGCGGCGTACCTGCGCGCCCGCGGTGCCGCGGAAGAGCTGGCGCAAGCACTGCTGCGCCGCACCGGCGGCAACCCCTTCTATCTGGGCGAGGTGCTGCGGCTATGGGAGAGCGAGGGGGGCCGCGGATCCAGCCCGCCGGATGGCGGCGACGACGCGCTGGCGGACGCGCTGCCCGCCGGCGTCCGGGACGTCATTGAGCGGCGCGTGGCCCGCCTGCCCGAGGAGACCGCCCGGCTGCTGCGCGCCGCCGCGGTGGCCGGTGCCGAAGTGGACGCCGACCTGCTCGCCGCCGCCACCGGCCTGCCCATCGAGGAGGTGCTGGACGGACTCGAACCGGCCGTTGCCACCGGCCTGCTCGCCGAGCCGCCCGACGGGCCCGACTACCGCTTCGGCCACTCCCTCGTACGCGACGCCCTCTACGCCGGGCTGCGCCGCCTGGATCGCGCCCGCCTGCACCTGCGCATCGGCGAGGCCCTCGAGCCGGTGCTGCCCCCGGCCGAAGCCGCCACCCTGGCCCGGCACTTCGCCGCGTCCGCCCGCATCGGCGGCGCCCCCAAAGCGGTGACGTACGCCTCGAAGGCGGCACGGCACGCCACAGCGCAGCAGGCATATGCGGAGGCCGTGGAGTTCTGGGAGCTGGCGGTTTCCGCACTGCCGCCAACCAAGGGAGCGGAGCAGCACGCTCGGCTGCTCACTGAGCTCGGCCAGGCCCGTCGCGCCGTCGGCGACGCCACCGGCGCCGGCCAGGATCTGGACGGGGCCTTCGACCTCGCCCGGGAATCCGGCGACCGACAGGCCCTGATCGGTATCCTGACCGCCTTTGCCGCCCCCACGCTGTGGAACTGGCGCCCGTACGGCACGGTCAAGCAGTCGGTCGTCGACGCGATCGAAGAGCTGCTCGACGGACCACTCGACGACCGCGACCGGGCCGCCCTGCTCGGCGCCCTCGGCGTCGAGCTCCACTACGGCCCGCGCCGCGCCGAGGGCGAACGCCACGCCGCCGAGGCGGTTCGTCTGGCTCGCACACTCGACGACCCGGCGCTGCTCGCCGGCACCCTCGGCAACTACCTGCTCGCGAGTTTCGCCCCCGGCCGCAATGCCGAACGCTTGTGCGCCGCACAGGAGATGGCGACGCTGCCCGGCCTGCCCCGGTCCACCGAGCTGATCGCCCGCGCCTTCCTGATGGCCTGCCTGCTGCGCGCCGGCGACCTGCCCGCATGGGAACAGCAACTGGATCATTGCCGGCGGTTGCTGAAGGAAGCTCCCCGCCCCGAGCTGGAGTCGATCGTGAAGGTCGCCGAGACCGCCCGCGCCACTCTGGACGGCCGCTGGGCCGAGGCGGAGGAGCTGGTCGGCGCCTACGCCACGCTGCGCTTCGCCGCCACGCCCTGGGGCGCGCGCTGGCGGACCCTGGTCACCCTCTACACCTGCCGCCGCGCCCAGGGCCGGGTCGCAGAGATCGCCGACGACCTCGTGGCGGCTGCCGCGGAGCCGGACATGACGCCGCTGCGACCTGTCGCGATCCTGGCCGCCGCGGAGGCCGGACGCACCGACCATGCCCACGAGTTGATCGCCCGCTGGGGCACGGACATCGCGGACGACTGGACCGCCGACTTCCTGCTGCCCGTCTGGGGCCTCGTCGCCGTCCGCCTCGGCACGCCGGACCCACAGCACCTGTACGACCAACTGTCCCGGCACGCCGATCAGTTCATCGTCGCCGGCATGTCCACCGCGGCCTGGGGATCCACCCACACCGTCCTAGCGGAGCTGGCCGCCCGCCTCGGCCGCGACGACCTGACCCGCCACCACACCCACGCCGCCGCCGAAGCCCCCCGGCTGCTGCAGCCCAATCGGTCAACACCGTCTTGGCCCGCAACAGTGCACGCCCAGACCGGCCGTTTCGGCCGGTGA
- a CDS encoding 4-hydroxy-3-methylbut-2-enyl diphosphate reductase has protein sequence MTASSTPQPARRVLLAAPRGYCAGVDRAVIAVEQALEQYGAPVYVRHEIVHNKYVVKTLERKGAIFVEETAEVPPGNIVIFSAHGVAPTVHDEAKEGRLATIDATCPLVTKVHKEAVRFAKDDFDILLIGHEGHEEVIGTSGEAPEHIQLVDGPEGADQIEVRDPDKVVWLSQTTLSVDETMETVDRLKGRFPNLLDPPSDDICYATQNRQVAVKQVGAESDLVIVVGSQNSSNSLRLVEVAVDAGAKASYLVDGAEEIDEAWLDGVTTVGVTSGASVPEVLVDGVLEWLAERGYVDVDLVQPVDERITFSLPKELRRDLRAEAAALGGGAAD, from the coding sequence ATGACTGCTTCGAGCACGCCGCAGCCCGCCCGTCGCGTCCTACTCGCCGCTCCCCGGGGCTACTGCGCCGGGGTGGACCGGGCGGTGATCGCGGTCGAGCAGGCCCTTGAACAATACGGCGCTCCGGTGTACGTACGGCACGAGATCGTGCACAACAAGTACGTCGTCAAGACGCTGGAGCGCAAGGGCGCGATCTTCGTCGAGGAGACGGCCGAGGTGCCGCCGGGCAACATCGTGATCTTCTCCGCGCACGGCGTCGCCCCCACCGTCCACGACGAGGCGAAGGAAGGCCGGCTCGCCACGATCGACGCCACCTGCCCGCTGGTCACCAAGGTGCACAAGGAGGCCGTCCGGTTCGCCAAGGACGACTTCGACATCCTGCTCATCGGCCACGAGGGCCACGAGGAGGTCATCGGCACGTCCGGCGAGGCGCCGGAGCACATCCAGCTCGTCGACGGGCCCGAGGGCGCCGACCAGATCGAGGTGCGCGACCCCGACAAGGTCGTCTGGCTGTCGCAGACCACGCTGTCGGTGGACGAGACGATGGAGACGGTCGACCGGCTCAAGGGCCGCTTCCCGAACCTGCTGGACCCGCCGAGCGACGACATCTGCTACGCCACGCAGAACCGCCAGGTCGCGGTGAAGCAGGTGGGCGCGGAGTCGGACCTCGTCATCGTCGTCGGCTCGCAGAACTCGTCGAACTCGCTGCGGCTGGTCGAGGTCGCCGTCGACGCCGGCGCGAAGGCGTCGTATCTGGTCGACGGGGCCGAGGAGATCGACGAGGCGTGGCTCGACGGCGTGACGACCGTGGGCGTGACGTCGGGTGCGTCGGTGCCGGAGGTCCTGGTCGACGGCGTGCTGGAGTGGCTCGCCGAGCGGGGCTACGTGGACGTGGACCTCGTCCAGCCGGTGGACGAGCGGATCACCTTCTCCCTGCCGAAGGAGCTCCGCCGCGACCTGCGCGCCGAGGCGGCTGCGCTGGGCGGCGGCGCGGCGGACTGA
- a CDS encoding type II toxin-antitoxin system VapB family antitoxin: MGKTLIEIDEDALAVAQDAFGTKTKKDTVNRALREVSDRVKRHEARMAAERLAAEALDLDALTDKTAYRPGPATDDSKQGQAA; encoded by the coding sequence ATGGGTAAGACATTGATCGAGATCGACGAGGACGCATTGGCCGTAGCGCAGGACGCGTTCGGCACCAAGACCAAGAAGGACACCGTCAACCGCGCCCTTCGCGAGGTCAGCGACCGAGTCAAGCGCCACGAGGCCCGCATGGCAGCCGAACGCCTCGCCGCCGAGGCCCTGGACCTCGACGCCCTGACCGACAAGACCGCCTACCGCCCCGGCCCCGCCACTGACGACAGCAAGCAGGGACAGGCTGCGTGA
- a CDS encoding PIN domain nuclease — translation MKYLADTSAVARFLQHGADAWGWGEALDSGLVGMCEITELEILRSARSSTHHKQMQQHLSGFYAWVPVPDHAFQRARQVQHLLVDHGEHRSAGPVDLLVAAVAELSPLTLLHCDRDFETIARHTGQNTLMLMDGTRP, via the coding sequence GTGAAATACCTGGCCGACACCTCGGCAGTTGCACGCTTCCTGCAGCACGGCGCGGACGCCTGGGGGTGGGGAGAAGCACTGGACTCCGGACTGGTCGGCATGTGCGAGATCACGGAACTCGAGATCCTCCGCTCCGCACGCTCCTCCACACACCACAAACAGATGCAGCAGCACCTGAGCGGGTTCTACGCCTGGGTTCCAGTCCCGGACCACGCCTTCCAGCGAGCCCGCCAGGTCCAGCACCTCCTCGTCGACCACGGCGAACACCGCAGCGCCGGACCGGTCGACCTCCTCGTCGCGGCGGTGGCCGAACTGTCCCCACTCACCTTGCTGCACTGCGACCGCGACTTCGAGACCATCGCCCGGCACACCGGCCAGAACACGCTCATGCTCATGGACGGCACCCGACCGTAA
- a CDS encoding helix-turn-helix domain-containing protein, whose protein sequence is MSAALGHSVASRLLTVGEVAAWLRVRQATVRNKYRLWGIPPQKVGRLLRFRAREVKRYLDKHYG, encoded by the coding sequence GTGTCTGCCGCGTTGGGCCATAGCGTGGCCAGCCGGCTGCTGACTGTGGGGGAGGTCGCGGCGTGGCTCAGGGTCAGGCAGGCCACCGTCAGGAACAAGTACCGGCTGTGGGGCATCCCGCCCCAGAAGGTCGGACGCCTCCTGCGATTCCGCGCACGCGAGGTCAAGCGCTATCTCGACAAGCACTACGGCTGA
- the ychF gene encoding redox-regulated ATPase YchF — protein MSLTIGIVGLPNVGKSTLFNALTKNEVLAANYPFATIEPNVGVVGVPDPRLTTLAGIFDSQRILPATVDFVDIAGIVRGASEGEGLGNKFLANIRESDAICQVIRAFRDENVVHVDGKVSPKNDIETINTELILADLQTIEKVLPRLQKESRIKKDLAPKLTAIEEAKTILDTGQTLFAAGIAQGTERAELLHDLHLLTAKPFLYVFNVDEDELADDAFKDEQRALVAPAEAIFLNAKLESELAELDESDALELLQSVGQEEPGLVTLARVGFTTLGLQTYLTAGPKEARAWTIKKGATAPEAAGVIHTDFQKGFIKAEVISFDDLVTTGSVPEARAAGKARMEGKDYVMRDGDVVEFRFNV, from the coding sequence GTGTCGCTCACGATCGGAATCGTCGGCCTGCCGAATGTCGGCAAGTCGACCCTCTTCAACGCCCTGACCAAGAACGAGGTGCTGGCGGCCAACTACCCGTTCGCCACCATCGAGCCCAACGTCGGCGTCGTCGGCGTCCCGGACCCCCGCCTCACCACCCTGGCGGGCATCTTCGACTCCCAGCGCATCCTCCCGGCGACGGTCGACTTCGTCGACATCGCCGGCATCGTGCGCGGCGCGAGCGAGGGCGAGGGCCTGGGCAACAAGTTCCTGGCGAACATCCGCGAGTCCGACGCGATCTGCCAGGTCATCCGCGCCTTCCGGGACGAGAACGTGGTCCACGTCGACGGCAAGGTCTCGCCGAAGAACGACATCGAGACCATCAACACCGAGCTGATCCTCGCCGACCTCCAGACCATCGAGAAGGTCCTCCCGCGGCTCCAGAAGGAATCCCGCATCAAGAAGGACCTGGCCCCCAAGCTCACCGCCATCGAGGAGGCCAAGACCATCCTCGACACGGGCCAGACCCTCTTCGCCGCGGGCATCGCCCAGGGCACGGAGCGCGCCGAACTCCTCCACGACCTGCACCTGCTGACGGCGAAGCCGTTCCTCTACGTCTTCAACGTCGACGAGGACGAACTGGCCGACGACGCGTTCAAGGACGAACAGCGCGCCCTGGTCGCCCCGGCCGAGGCCATCTTCCTCAACGCCAAGCTCGAATCCGAACTCGCCGAACTCGACGAGTCCGACGCTCTGGAACTCCTCCAGTCCGTAGGCCAGGAAGAACCGGGCCTGGTCACCCTGGCCCGCGTCGGCTTCACCACCCTGGGCCTCCAGACCTACCTGACCGCAGGCCCGAAGGAGGCCCGCGCCTGGACCATCAAGAAGGGCGCCACGGCCCCGGAGGCGGCGGGCGTGATCCACACGGACTTCCAGAAGGGCTTCATCAAGGCGGAGGTCATCTCCTTCGACGACCTGGTCACCACAGGCTCGGTCCCGGAAGCCCGCGCGGCGGGCAAGGCCCGCATGGAGGGCAAGGACTACGTGATGCGCGACGGCGACGTCGTGGAGTTCCGCTTCAACGTGTGA
- the xseA gene encoding exodeoxyribonuclease VII large subunit, whose amino-acid sequence MAVNTAETPMPVGLVSRKIGGWIDRLGSLWVEGQITQLSRRPGAGVVFMTLRDPAQEVSLTVTCFRDVFDKVADVIQEGARVVVFAKPLWYAPSGQLSLRAAEIRPVGVGELLVRLERLKKALAAEGLFAPERKKPLPFLPRRIGLVTGRASAAERDVLETARHRWPAVRFEVRPVAVQGVHAVPQIVKAVQELDGLPEVDVIIVARGGGSVEDLLPFSDEQLVRAVAACRTPVVSAIGHEPDNPLLDYVADLRSRTPTHAAKDAVPDVGEERVRIEQLRLRALRVLTGVLDREERGLAAWLSRPAMAEPYAIVDERAEVVDAVLARGRRTLAHLLDRADSELEHTRARVVALSPASTLKRGYAVLQRQDGAAVRAADEVSAGQELRARVADGEFGVTVGPVS is encoded by the coding sequence ATGGCGGTGAACACGGCCGAGACGCCCATGCCCGTCGGGCTCGTCTCGCGGAAGATCGGCGGCTGGATCGACCGGCTCGGCTCGCTGTGGGTGGAGGGGCAGATCACCCAGTTGTCGCGGCGGCCGGGCGCGGGCGTGGTCTTCATGACGCTGCGCGACCCGGCGCAGGAGGTCTCCCTGACGGTGACGTGCTTCCGCGACGTGTTCGACAAAGTGGCCGATGTCATACAGGAAGGCGCGCGGGTCGTCGTCTTCGCCAAGCCGCTCTGGTACGCGCCGAGCGGGCAGCTCTCGCTGCGCGCCGCCGAGATCCGCCCGGTGGGCGTCGGCGAACTGCTCGTGCGGCTGGAGCGGTTGAAGAAGGCGCTGGCCGCCGAAGGGCTCTTCGCGCCGGAGCGCAAGAAGCCGCTGCCGTTCCTGCCGCGCCGCATCGGCCTGGTGACGGGACGGGCGTCGGCGGCGGAGCGGGACGTGCTGGAGACGGCGCGACACCGGTGGCCGGCCGTGCGGTTCGAGGTGCGGCCGGTGGCGGTGCAGGGGGTCCACGCGGTGCCCCAGATCGTCAAGGCGGTGCAGGAGCTGGACGGCCTGCCGGAGGTGGACGTCATCATCGTCGCGCGGGGCGGCGGCAGCGTGGAGGACCTGCTGCCGTTCTCGGACGAGCAGCTCGTACGGGCCGTGGCCGCGTGCCGTACGCCGGTGGTCTCGGCCATCGGCCACGAGCCGGACAACCCCCTGCTGGACTATGTGGCGGATCTCCGCTCCCGTACGCCCACGCACGCCGCGAAGGACGCCGTGCCGGACGTGGGCGAGGAGCGCGTGCGGATAGAGCAGCTCCGGCTGCGCGCGCTGCGCGTGCTGACGGGGGTGCTGGACCGCGAGGAGCGCGGGCTGGCGGCGTGGCTGAGCCGGCCCGCGATGGCCGAGCCGTACGCGATCGTGGACGAGCGCGCGGAGGTCGTGGACGCGGTGCTCGCGCGCGGCCGGCGCACGCTGGCGCATCTGCTGGACCGCGCCGACTCCGAGTTGGAGCACACCCGCGCCCGGGTCGTCGCCCTCTCCCCCGCCTCCACGCTGAAGCGCGGCTATGCGGTGCTCCAGCGGCAGGACGGCGCGGCGGTGCGCGCGGCGGACGAGGTGAGCGCGGGCCAGGAGTTGCGCGCCCGGGTCGCCGACGGGGAGTTCGGTGTCACCGTCGGCCCGGTGTCGTAG
- a CDS encoding DUF6542 domain-containing protein, with product MVYRAAARRPVPPVLRTLLRPAGPRLTAAGGGLLAASVMLGTGAFVQVVMGTAPVFFGVVFLVLSVCCALWIRPADVIAAPIAMPIAFAAGTLAVGEGSGGISAHVMAAGTTLALEAPWLYGGTLLAAVVALLRHFAMLTVRRGPGGGGEPQARPSSGARRRAKPQRRAPDQAAAVSPPRRRPAQPPRRAGRGGAPSAGRR from the coding sequence GTGGTGTACCGGGCCGCGGCGCGGCGGCCCGTGCCGCCCGTGCTGCGGACGCTGCTGCGCCCCGCTGGGCCGCGGCTGACGGCGGCCGGCGGAGGGTTGCTGGCGGCGTCGGTGATGCTGGGCACGGGGGCGTTCGTGCAGGTGGTGATGGGGACCGCGCCGGTGTTCTTCGGGGTGGTGTTCCTGGTGCTGTCCGTGTGCTGCGCACTGTGGATCCGGCCCGCGGACGTCATCGCCGCCCCGATCGCCATGCCGATCGCCTTCGCCGCCGGGACGCTGGCCGTCGGCGAGGGCTCGGGCGGGATCTCCGCGCACGTGATGGCCGCCGGTACGACCCTGGCCCTGGAGGCGCCGTGGCTCTACGGGGGTACGCTGCTCGCCGCCGTCGTCGCGCTGCTGCGGCACTTCGCCATGCTCACCGTACGGCGCGGCCCCGGCGGGGGCGGGGAGCCGCAGGCCCGGCCGTCCTCCGGGGCGCGCCGGCGGGCGAAGCCGCAGCGGCGGGCCCCGGACCAGGCCGCGGCGGTCAGTCCGCCGCGCCGCCGCCCAGCGCAGCCGCCTCGGCGCGCAGGTCGCGGCGGAGCTCCTTCGGCAGGGAGAAGGTGA
- a CDS encoding tyrosine-type recombinase/integrase, whose translation MATVYQRCKSDKRNSNYPCTRDRCGHPWTVRYREPGVSRAERQPSFEKKTQAEAFAARLERDKYEGYYLDPQRGDIPLGEYAPDWLARQVITDGTWRNYESFLRIHLLPALGNKTVIGIQTRDVETFVAALSKKLAPSTVRDRMKMVTSIFKTAIKEKRRSDDPTDGIKLPRAGSHAVDEDEIPTFYEVDLIAKQISPHYRLTIYLQSGAGLRISETLAFSADCHRDGFLRIRRQISSKAHRKDCVTRFIPLKHRAEGEYRDIPTPGFLADEIEIHLRHWGTRTADSVDALLAPRERGKRTMPTAVTYGYHCRKALTDAGIVKPDGSPKYTPHGLRHFFASTALAHSIPIHEVSRWLGQTSIKATVDVYGHLVPASWDRCRTIMHDALWPDTRAAEPRSAGRVRARPGDPW comes from the coding sequence GTGGCCACCGTCTACCAGCGCTGCAAGAGCGACAAACGCAACAGCAACTACCCCTGTACACGAGACCGCTGCGGGCACCCGTGGACCGTCCGCTACCGCGAGCCCGGCGTCTCGCGGGCCGAACGCCAGCCCAGCTTCGAGAAGAAGACCCAGGCCGAAGCCTTCGCCGCACGCCTGGAACGCGATAAGTACGAGGGCTACTACCTCGATCCCCAGCGCGGCGACATCCCCCTTGGCGAGTACGCCCCCGACTGGCTGGCCCGCCAGGTCATCACCGACGGCACCTGGCGCAACTACGAGAGCTTCCTGCGCATCCACCTCCTCCCTGCCCTGGGCAACAAGACCGTCATCGGCATCCAGACCCGGGACGTCGAGACCTTCGTGGCCGCCCTCAGCAAGAAACTCGCCCCGAGCACCGTCCGCGACCGCATGAAGATGGTCACCAGCATCTTCAAGACCGCGATCAAGGAAAAGCGGCGCTCCGACGACCCCACCGACGGCATCAAGCTCCCGCGCGCCGGATCCCATGCGGTTGACGAGGACGAGATCCCCACCTTCTACGAGGTGGACCTCATCGCCAAGCAGATCTCACCCCACTACCGGCTCACGATCTACCTCCAGTCCGGTGCCGGGCTGCGGATCAGCGAGACCCTCGCGTTCTCCGCCGACTGCCACCGCGACGGCTTCCTCCGTATTCGACGCCAGATCAGCTCCAAGGCTCACCGTAAGGACTGCGTCACCCGGTTCATCCCGCTCAAGCACCGCGCGGAGGGCGAGTACCGCGATATTCCCACTCCCGGCTTCCTCGCCGACGAGATCGAGATCCACCTACGGCACTGGGGCACCAGGACCGCGGACAGCGTCGACGCCCTCCTCGCCCCACGGGAGCGCGGCAAGCGCACCATGCCCACCGCCGTCACCTACGGTTACCACTGCCGCAAGGCACTCACGGACGCGGGCATCGTCAAGCCTGACGGCAGCCCGAAGTACACCCCCCACGGCCTGCGGCACTTCTTCGCCTCCACCGCCCTGGCCCACAGCATCCCGATCCACGAAGTGTCCCGTTGGCTCGGCCAGACATCGATCAAGGCCACCGTCGATGTGTACGGCCACCTCGTCCCCGCCTCCTGGGACCGCTGCCGAACGATCATGCACGACGCCCTGTGGCCGGACACCCGCGCGGCCGAGCCCAGGAGTGCAGGGCGGGTTCGTGCCCGGCCCGGGGATCCATGGTGA
- a CDS encoding transposase family protein, whose translation MPGPGIHGEQRQWPAVSGGCNTIAATTTRTGLRVEAMLDTGSYPTGISITRDQLKALPITPHDRHGRWNYSIAPTGAAAPVPGADDSAAARRQTLTMLADPRLTGMTAGELRELHARLAPAQAARAEQHRYVLRGGRRVATTGRSRALLGDQDEVLITVLYLRQVCPQKVLCDLLGINPVTIGQAIKATRQLLDELKITITPTVVRYFTRAQDLRDWLDGVTDVPATMTSPQQQALTDPHLTGLEREALHQLLEELIVPYAAAIERRRHRQRGGNRRPGTRGGVFRQKITDGDRILATLLHRRRVCTLDALAELFGVSRSTLWNAIRDVQPILDDRRIDIATSPHRYVTAREALDAVRDGTDNHQVVS comes from the coding sequence GTGCCCGGCCCGGGGATCCATGGTGAACAGCGTCAATGGCCCGCCGTTTCCGGCGGCTGCAACACGATCGCCGCGACCACCACCCGCACCGGACTGCGCGTCGAGGCCATGCTCGACACCGGCTCCTACCCGACCGGCATCTCCATCACCCGCGACCAGCTGAAGGCCCTGCCGATCACGCCGCACGACCGGCACGGCCGATGGAACTACAGCATCGCCCCCACCGGCGCAGCCGCCCCCGTTCCCGGTGCCGACGACAGCGCCGCCGCCAGGCGGCAGACCCTGACCATGCTGGCCGACCCGCGCCTGACCGGCATGACCGCCGGGGAACTGCGCGAACTGCACGCCCGCCTGGCACCCGCCCAGGCCGCGAGGGCCGAACAGCACCGCTACGTCCTGCGCGGCGGACGCCGCGTGGCCACCACCGGCCGAAGCCGGGCCCTGCTCGGTGATCAGGACGAAGTCCTGATCACCGTCCTCTACCTGCGGCAGGTCTGCCCGCAGAAAGTGCTCTGCGACCTGCTCGGCATCAACCCGGTCACCATCGGCCAGGCCATCAAGGCCACCCGACAGCTCCTGGACGAACTCAAGATCACGATCACCCCCACCGTCGTGCGCTACTTCACCCGGGCCCAGGACCTGCGTGACTGGCTCGATGGCGTCACCGATGTTCCGGCCACGATGACCTCCCCGCAACAACAGGCCCTGACCGACCCCCACCTCACCGGCCTGGAACGCGAAGCACTCCACCAGCTCCTCGAGGAACTCATCGTCCCCTACGCCGCGGCCATCGAGCGGCGACGCCACCGACAGCGCGGAGGCAACCGCCGTCCCGGAACCCGCGGAGGCGTCTTCCGGCAGAAGATCACCGACGGAGACCGCATCCTCGCCACCCTCCTTCACCGCCGGCGTGTCTGCACCCTCGACGCTCTCGCCGAGCTCTTCGGCGTCAGCCGCAGCACCCTGTGGAACGCGATCCGAGACGTCCAGCCCATCCTCGACGACCGCCGCATCGACATCGCCACCTCCCCACACCGATACGTCACCGCCCGCGAAGCACTCGATGCGGTCCGCGACGGCACCGACAACCACCAGGTTGTTTCTTGA